In the Diorhabda sublineata isolate icDioSubl1.1 chromosome 10, icDioSubl1.1, whole genome shotgun sequence genome, ATGTTTCTGGGAAATAAATTCGGAAATATACAACAGAAAAGTTGGaggaattttgaataatattcatatcattCTGTTTACACGAATAAAAAGagattgttgaaaaaaaaatgtatgttatTCAGTTAAATCTGACTTTTATCTACTTGAGAGCTTTTACAATTTTCAACACACTGTACCTCATCGAAGATTATGAAACATCCTTTATTTTgcatcaaatttgaatttatttccataaaaacgcgttattgtaatatattatacagggtatttgaaaaatcgttaacaattatcaatgaaaataatactttaTGTGGAACCCTGTATAATTGAAAAGTTGTACAAGTTAAACGATCAATTGTCGCGTTAATTCCTCTCTTTTTACAACAATGTGTAATTGTAATatgttatacagggtattcGAAAAATCGTCAACAATGATTAATGAAGAAAGTAGTATTTTATGTACATCCCTGTATAATTAGAAacttatattaaataaatgatcGTTTGTGGCGTTAATGACTTTCATGATTGtctaaatttatgtaaaaaaattgttcgttAATATTCTTCAAATCTAATACAGAGTGTTGCTAAATAAAACAAGAAGAGTAGATTGAAAAGTTGCTGAAGAAAAGAAGAGTAGATCGAAATGttactaaaaaagaagaaaagtagTAGTTTGATATTAACTAAAAACGAAGAAAACTAGTACATTGAAAAGTAGTTAAAAAAGGAAGAATAGATTTGAAAGTtggtaaaaaagaaaaacagtaGTGGTTTTAAATGTTgctgaaaaagaaataaaattagattGAAATGTtgctaaaaaataagaaaactaatatattgaaaagtaactaaaaagaagaaaagtagTAAATTGAAAAGTGGCTAAAGAAACGAAGAAGAGTAGATTCAAATGTTGCTATGAAAGAAGAGGAGTATATTGGAATGTTGCTAAATAAGAAGAGTAGATTGAAatgttattacaaaaaattcatttgcagattgctaaaataaaaaaaaagtaatagatTGAAATGTTGCTAAGAAAGAAGGAGAGTAGATGAAATGTAGCTGAAACGAAGAAAAGTAGTAAATAGAAAAGTTGCTGAAAAAGGAGAGTGATTGAAACGTTGCTACAAAAAGAAGTAGAGTGAAATGAAAAGTTgctgaaaaaggaaaaagagtAGATTGAAAAGTCAGTAAAAACGAAGAAAAGTAGTGTATTGCAAAGTTGCTGAAAAAGAAATAGTTATTGAGAGTTAAATATTAGTTTTGGTCGagataattaataaaacttacctGATAAAGAAGCTAAAAAGCTAAAATAACCATCTTTTACATCGAGTTTCCTTTCAATTTTACTAACTTCCGCGTCCCATTCATTATCACTGGAACTAACATCAATAATTTTCTTCGTAGATGATGTAATCTTCTTTGTTATCTTTGTATTATCAGGTTTTGTTGAATGACATATATCGCTGTTACTAGTAGAAGATCTGTTTCTTTTACTATCAGCCGACTTGCCACTATTTGATTCAATGGAAATGTCACTTTTAATCCGatgttgttttttcttctcaGGTTTCCTTTTAGTgacattttcatcatttttctcgttttctttattttcattacttcTAGTTTTGTTTTGGAAGTATTTCGATGTTGTTTTTGTAGTTTCGTCCTCGCTAGATTCGTCGTCGAATTTTAATTTCGTATGCGTGATTTTCCTCGGTGAATTTTCTGAATCTGTATCGGGATCAcatagatttttcaatttttccaaccATGGTGATCGAACGTTTTGTTCTAATCTAGATTTTTGAGTTGTTTTGCTTATCAACTGAGTTTTCGATTTCTCTCTATCCAAATAAGGATTTTTGTATAAAAGAGATCGTTTCGATttcctgaaaataaaaaaatttaatcaaattttgggCAAAAGGAAAATTAATATCTCTACCTGTCCGAagtaatatttttgatactaATGAGTTTAGTTTTCTTTCGGGGttcagtttttgataaaattagatCTTTATTTACCCTCCAAGAGTTGCCGTAAAGTTCGTCTAAAACCCCCAATGCTCCAGTTATACCCACGTTATCTAAAAAGACaagattaaataataattttgtcctATCTCAGCCCCCTCTTTTTTTTGACCTGgcaaaaaatttatcttccgGCATGACAACAATCCCAAGCATtcctaaaaaacccaaaaaccaaaaaacgagggtacacgatattattaaattacctgtttctttttcattttcatcttgATTATCTATTGAAACCAAATCTCTTTCAGGTTCGTCATTCAATGTAGTCCCTGCATTTCTATTTACAACATCCTTAACTGCTTCTAAGCGACTTTTTAAACTTCGATTTTGAATTTCGAATGAGTCTTCTATAATCAAatcttttaatgaattttctattatatcatCTACATCTGTACTATCAGTTTCATCTATCTAAATGAATAACAActaaaaaatcgtcaatttcTTATTACAAAATATCAACTTACCTTCGGTTTGTTATTCTTAACGAATAACTCGTTAAATTTCTTATCACAACCTTGATGAAAAGTAGAATTAACAGCAGTACCTTTATTACTAGCAAGAAAGTTATTTTCATTAACACTATTGTAAATAGTTGATAATTCTGTATATTCTGAACAACTTGTTTCATTTTCTTGATTAACTTTTGCTACCCAATTTGATATGGCGTTAAACTTATCTTTAGTTAATGAAGCTGTTGGTTTAGTGTTTGCATCTTCAATATCAACTGAACTAGAATCAGTTGAGCTatcagaaatttcaataatcgatttatttttatcttcttcgTGAACAACTTTTACAGATTGAAATCCTggttaaaaaagaattttttttaaaattacgaaattataacaattcaataaaaaaatttgtttaccaTTGTTACTAGAAGATTCATAAGATTTGGTGCTATAATTTTCGACTATATTAATATCCTGATTACTTTCTGTAGCTATATATTTATCGTAAATAGAAtttcttctaatatttttctttaatgcTAATATTGACGCACCTCGAACTACAAGTTTTTATAACacttaaacaaataatttttgaaaaaagtaaaaattaccTTTTCTAAATTTGTTTTCCCCTGCttttaatttaacttttattttcggTGACATCGTACTTAGAAGATTAAATGAATCatccattatttatatttactaataagtattttaaaatttaaaacaccaTTAGATTAACTGTCAAAGACCATAACCTCACTagcttttaaatttaaaaagtgaTATTTAAAACACAGACTTATAATTCGTAGATTGtgcaaatatttaagaaaaaagagAGGATTGCTCAACCAAtaaaattctaatattattcCTCCTGATAACGTATTAAAAtcaatagaattttattataataatatcaaataaattcatttatgaagttattattaattattaaccaTTTTATACATATTCGTTTTAACAACACGTATTCTGTCTCTGTGTGCCGTCAATGTCAAAAACTTGGTTAGACagatcacctatcagctgatAGCAGTTGTTCGCGAAATGTCTGCTAGTTGTTGGAATATTATCTGAGTTCAAATTAGATTTGACAAGGACAAAATAAAACactatttgtttataatttatataattgtcAATCATAATATACGTCAAAAGTGCTGTGTAAAACCATCTTAGATTTGACCAATCAGGAATCtacagaaatacaaaattaaattcaaattaatccTCCTAGTTTAAAAACGATTTCTATAATGTAACGAAAGAAAATCGAATGCGTCGTCTAATGCTGTTGTGTCTATGGttacaaattaatattgacGTATGTCAATGCTGACATtgacataattatttataattattttggataattaaagttattaaataaaattttgaattagaatTGTAGAATATTATGGTTACTaaattcgatttatttttaactattgCAACTGCtggtaaaattttcaattttgttatcgCTGTTACCACTGTAATAACTCTTGATTTCTGTGATGATAAATCTATGTAATACATTGTGGTTCGCCACTACTGAGATAATTCTGTGAACTACTGTATTAAACAAGTCAATTGCTTCTTTATATAGAAATGCAGCTGCTGTCACCAGTACAGAAAATGTATAAAAGTCAGATAGTTTCTGCTAATGAAGAAGAGTGGGCGATCTCTATTTTCCAAATTGAGATTCTCCGTCGGAGGTGTACCTAGGGTTAAAGGGGAATTCGGCAGGGTTCATAATAGCATTGTGGGCGACCAAGGGGCCTTCAGATAGGCCCACTTGACTTTACCAAAGACTGATGTTTATCTTTTATAGGTTCATGTTTAtcacaatatttatttctattgcttAATTTGATTCACATCTTGTATTACAATTAACATCTTGTATTACAATAATTAGTTTATGGTTTagtcacttttttctgaataatactGAGATCTCATTCAACCTCACATTGTTAAAAGACTTCGTCATATCTACAATTCACAAGTATGCAggtagatttttttttgataatgagtATTGTGTCGATGATGGATCTGCTCTTTTGGAAGCCTTGTTCTTGTAAACTTATGGTTTAGgtgattttttctattatagttGTCGTGAATGCTTTGGGAGTGtcaaaattttatggaaaattatcAACTTACCTTGTTTATAAGCTcctacaataataaattttctaataggAATGGTAGGAataattaaaatcgaaattttccttACAACTTTATTAAATCACAAACTTTTCATGCGATTTTACATAGAAGACgcacaaaatgtaaattttcaacATTCAGTTTTggatgataaaaatttaaaaaatcataaaacgaaccaaaaatcaatttatctaaaaaatataaattctaaatttaaacaaaaataattgaaattcacgaaatttgtaaattacaaTAGATTTTTGGGTAGCTAAAACCGATTAAAGTATAAATGACATTGAAACGAGAAAAGAATCAAAGGGAATTAAAGAAATGGGATGATAAAATACAAATACtcaataacaatgaaaaaaagatTAACAAACATTGGAAAATAACCCACAAAATCGAGTACGGCTGATAAGGGGTCCTGTAGGGACGAAATAGTAGTGAATGTGGGAGTATTGGTAGATATATAGCTGGaactatggaaaaaaaattaataaaaacgtagAGGAAGCAGAGaaaattgatacaaataaaAGACAAAGGATAATCAGTCAAGGTTTAAATGGAAAAGGAgctaataatatacaatataaaacagtcgaacatttatatatatacaatttattttaaatgtatacaaaaatattaagacACTACAAAAGGCAAAGACAGGAtttgaaaaatcgaaatttaattGATTGCAGTACAAATTTTGAACACACTTTGTATAGTTAGCAAATATACGCATATACAGGAGAAATCTAGAGCTAGATAGTGATAAATCAAATCGAATAAAcctgaaaattaatattaaacttttCTCTCAGCAGAAAGTTAATTAATCCTACTGTAACGTGAGTTTACAACCCTTTATCCCTTCAAGAACTCGATTAAATAACACATTACACTCTTTAGAGGACAGATGGAAGGGAAATATTGATCTAAATGGATATATTGagatgatttaataaaaaatactaccAATGGTACCACATTATCTGTTTTAGTAGTCGCAGCCTTTTGTTAGCACCATTCAGGATACATACTACTGACGAAATCAGTAACGGACATATAAAAAGGTTAAAAGTCATCCTTTCATGATTGAAGAAACgatttaaacgaaaaaatcCAGGATctataaagaaaatgatttctGTTGACTCCGTAATCAATTATATCCCGAAACCCTGTAACgctaaaatctttttttttcttaattatcaCAGAAAATCATGTTACACAAcactagaagaaaaaaaaatatgtcgtTCTCTAAAATTTGGTTAGGAATAACAtcgttaatttatttattcatatgatTAGAGAACAAACTGATCGCCTTTCCTTTTAATAAcctaattattaatttaatcacATATGAATTGTAGCTGCCGTGTATCTGGCTTCTCCTCTTCTCCATCCCCATTGGCTGGGTCGATACTACAACAAAAAACACAGATTCACCTTCCGTCTTAAGTCAATATTCACTAATATTAATGAAACACCTTATATACTATTACAAATCTATCTATatactatatcaaaaaaatatttagtggaGACCATGGAAcataaccataaattttatttctgggAAAGAAGAATATTATTGCAATGAAGTTAGGTTATATGTTATTCTTCTTAGAGGTTAGGTTATAAGTTCTACGGGTTGTTATTCttaatttgaggttaggttatataTTCAAGAGGTTAAGTCACTCTTCTTTAGGTTAGGTATATGTTTATAAGgttatgttatttttctttgagGTTAGGTTGTACATTCCAAAGGTTATGTTGTTTTTCTTTGAGGTTAGCTTATATGAAATTCTTGTTCTGTTAATAAACACAGTTCAAAAGtagaaaattgatgaatttctGAAGTTGTCGAATATTCTGGCGTGTTCTCTGAATGTTCTAGACCGTATCTGAAGAAACTAGAGAGACATTGAAGAGAAATTCGATTCAGGTAAAGAATCAGTGCACGGTATGAGAGAAAGAAGGGATTGACATATGGGAATGAaggaaaatgtcaaaatttctataaatcattatttttttagatgtaTTCCAGACTGTAAGTGGAGAATATAGAAAAAGATTCGAGAGATAATCGAATTGGATATAAATCGAAGAACGATggggaaaaaagaagaaaatgacatATAGGGATTGagaaaaacgtcaaaatttgtGTCCAATCCTTAGTCtctgttgataaaaaaattaaattacaaaaaagaaaaaaattacatggGATTTGTGtgtaaacgtcaaaatttctttgaaatccctTTCTTCTGCccataaaaatgtttcaaactacaaaattgttcaatttgTGAAGTTATTCTTCTGTCTCTTTTGTAATTTGGCCTTTACCTATATAATAACAAAGTTGCCGAGTATTCTGGAGGGTTCCATAAGTTTTCTAGACTATTATATAAGAATCTCGAAGAAAATTCACAAGAAAATGAGATTGGGTACAAATGCAAAGCGCAAAGGAAGATAAAgaagtaataaaaatgttaaaaatttgtCCAATTTGGTGTTTTTCTTCTGTCTCTTTTGTAATTTGACCTTTAACTATGTAATAACGAAATTATCGAAtcttctagaatgatctagaagtTTTCCAGACTATTTTTGAGGAATCTAGAAGAAGATTCGAAAGAAAACGGGATTGGGTACAAAAGCGAACAAGagttaaagaagaaattgacaggtagaaatatggaaaaaagtcgaaaattttttaaaatcctttttcttCCCCAATAAAGATgttaaaaactacaaaattgtcaaattttaaatgttattctTCTGTCTCTTCTGTAATTTGGCCTTTACCTATATAATAACAAAGTTACCGAATATTCTAGAAGTTTTCCAGAgcatatttgataaatatagtagaaaattcgtcaaaatttttttaaaatgtaccgttttgtcaataaaaaaattcaaaaccaGCAAAATGTTAGATTATTCTGAAAATTCCCAGGAGTATTTCAAACTTTACTTGTATAATCTAGAAGAATGTCGAAAGTTAATCGAATTATatagaaaagaagaatttgataTATAGGAACTTggaaaaacgtcaaaatttatgtaaaatccTCGATctattatcaaaattgttaaattgGTTGAgatatattcttcttttttcaataatttagcATTAAACAGGTAAGGAATATTCTGAGGTTGTTCTAGAAATGTTCCAGACTCTTCTTGAATAATCTAGATGTATATTGGAAACAAGAACGATTTTTAGTATAAGAGCAACGttttaatgaaaagaaaataaaaattaacgatagagatttcaaaaattatcaaatttggttgagttattcttctttttccctTCAAATTTGGCCTTTTCCCTAGTAAGTTATCGAATATTCCGCCGAGTTCTAGTCGTTTTTCAAAAGAGTATTAGAGATAAAATCAAATTAGGTAACCAAGACACACAAAACCggaaaaattgagaatttttcaCGAAGAAAAAACCAACTTACTCTAATTAAAATTTGTCCGCTGGTAGTATGCGGATTCCTGTAAGCGTAAAACACCCAGAAGGTCAATCCTGATACCATCCCGATCAAAAACAATATGGCCAATATACCGGACATCCCGACGTCGTTTTGCGCACCGGATCCGACGACTTTTCCCGCCAAAGCCATTTTATCCGGATCGTCTTTAACCGATTCTTGAGTATCGtgattgaaaatataagaattgtCGACGTTCGGACACAAAGAGACGCTTTTGAATGCGGTTTTATCGCACTGGTGCGACAGCCAATTCTGACGGTGCCTGTCGTAACCCTGCGAACACTTATCCAAAGCCGAACACCAGaaacactaaaaaataaaaaaattaatcaatcaCGTGACACTTTGAATGATGCAATGGTACCAACTTCGAAATTCAATTTCCTCGATAGACACGAATTGCAATCTTGGGCATCCAAACACGTCGGAAGTGCTTTTAACACGATCGAGGTCCAATCTTTTATGTAGGTCTTGTTGAAATTCACCCTGTCGTATTCGTATATAGTTTTTCTACGTACAACTggaaattaaaatgatttttaacaattttaacgACGGTGGAATTAGCAACTTACGGAATACAGTTTGGTCCATTATGTAGGCGTCGGATAAACCGACTTTGACCGGATGATGTAGCTCTTGGATTTGATCTACGAGTAGAGGTACCTTCTTGTAAACGAAGATGATATCGCCGTTATCGAATAAGGTAACTTGGAAGGTGAATTCGCCGTCTTCGGGTTTATCTTGTAGGACGACTTTTTCCCATTCGACGGTGAAGGCAGTACCGTTGTCGTGGTACTTGATGAAACTGGTGTTCGATATGCTGGTATCGAAATTGGCCATCAGCGGCGCTATGTATTGCGTCGCGGCTAACCAAGTGTGCACGTAGTCGCCGGTGTAAAGGAAACCTCCGGTGGCTATGGTCACGTTCTTTATCAAATGTCCGTAAAACGGGAAATTGAATGATAATTTCACGGTCTGGAAAAGGTGATTGGGAAATTAAAGCAAATGCCAGAATAATGGATATTGTGTAACGGTACACTTTGATCGTGTTATTGTAAACTCCATAAATGGttagaaataatcaatttgtgATGACAGAAATTAGGTAACGATGTCACTGTATCATCAATTATGTATATCAATAATTAGGGGGTTGAATGAGATTGAAGAATCGTGAATCTACTACGTAAAACTGTTACTGAGAacccaaaatatgaaaatttcaccaaATTATAGAGCTCTTTATCTGATAATTAGAAAACTAGAGCAAGAAATTGTTAATTCAATGATTAGAAAGataaaaaggaaattgagaGACCTTGGTTCATCTAAAATCAATGATtatagcacaccttgtatattgaGAACTAGAGTTtacaaaatcatgaaatttacaacaaattataGAGTTCTTCTTCTGATAATGATGGAAATAGagcaaaaaacttttaattcaaaGATTGGAGAgataaaagagaaattgaaaGACATTGGTTCatatgaaatcaatattaatagcacaccttgtatattgaGAACTAGAGACtacaaaatcatgaaatttacaacaaattatGGAGCTTTTCTTCTGATATTGAAGGAAATAGAGCAAAAAACTGTTAATTCAATGGTTAGAAAGataaaaaggaaattgagaAATATCGGTTCatctaaaatcaataattatagcacaccttgtatattgaGAACTAGAGACtacaaaatcatgaaatttacaacaaattataGAGCTCTTCTTCTGATATTGATGGGAATAGAGCAAGAAATTGTTAATTCAATGATTAGAAAGataaaaaggaaattgagaAATATCGGTTCatctaaaatcaataattatagcacaccttgtatattgaGAACTAGAGACtacaaaatcatgaaatttacaacaatttatGGAGCTTTTCTTCTGATATTGAAGGAAATAGAGCAAAAAACTGTTAATTCAATGATTagaaagataaaaagaaaattgagataTATCGGTTCATCTAAACTCAATAATtatagcacaccttgtatattgaGAACTAGAGACtacaaaatcatgaaatttacaacaaattataGAGCTCTTCTTCTGATATTGAAGGAAATAGAGCAAAAAACTGTTAAATCAAagattaaaaagataaaaaggaaattgagaGATATCAGTTcatctaaaattaataattatagcacaccttgtatattgaGAACTAGAGACtacaaaatcatgaaatttacaacaatttatGGAGCTTTTCTTCTGATATTGAAGGAAATAGAGCAAAAAACTGTTAATTCAATGATTagaaagataaaaagaaaattgagataTATCGGTTCATCTAAACTCAATAATtatagcacaccttgtatattgaGAACTAGAGACtacaaaatcatgaaatttacaacaaattataGAGCTCTTCTTCTGATATTGAAGGAAATAGAGCAAAAAACTGTTAAATCAAagattaaaaagataaaaaggaaattgagaGATATCAGTTcatctaaaattaataattatagcacaccttgtatattgaGAACTAGAGACtacaaaatcatgaaatttacaacaatttatGGAGCTTTTCTTCTGATATTGAAGGAAATAGAGCAAAAAACTGTTAATTCAATGATTagaaagataaaaagaaaattgagataTATCGGTTCATCTAAACTCAATAATtatagcacaccttgtatattgaGAACTAGAGACtacaaaatcatgaaatttacaacaaattataGAGCTCTTCTTCTGATATTGAAGGAAATAGAGCAAAAAACTGTTAAATCAAagattaaaaagataaaaaggaaattgagaGATATCAGTTcatctaaaattaataattatagcacaccttgtatattgaGAACTAGAGACtacaaaatcatgaaatttacaacaatttatGGAGCTCTTCTTCTGATATTGAAGGAAATAGAGCAAAAAACTGTTAAATCAAagattaaaaagataaaaaggaaattgagaGATATCAGTTcatctaaaattaataattatagcacaccttgtatattgaGAACTAGAGACtacaaaatcatgaaatttacaacaaattatGGAGCTTTTCTTCTGATATTGAAGGAAATAGAGCAAAAAACTGTTAATTCAATGGTTAGAAAGataaaaaggaaattgagaAATATCGGTTCatctaaaatcaataattatagcacaccttgtatattgaGAACTAGAGACtacaaaatcatgaaatttacaacaaattataGAGCTCTTCTTCTGATATTGATGGGAATAGAGCAAGAAATTGTTAATTCAATGATTAGAAAGataaaaaggaaattgagaAATATCGGTTCatctaaaatcaataattatagcacaccttgtatattgaGAACTAGAGACtacaaaatcatgaaatttacaacaatttatGGAGCTTTTCTTCTGATATTGAAGGAAATAGAGCAAAAAACTGTTAATTCAATGATTagaaagataaaaagaaaattgagaaatatcgGTTCatctaaaatcaataattatagcacaccttgtatattgaGAACTAGAGACtacaaaatcatgaaatttacaacaatttatGGAGCTTTTCTTCTGATATTGAAGGAAATAGAGCAAAAAACTGTTAATTCAATGATTagaaagataaaaagaaaattgagataTATCGGTTCATCTAAACTCAATAATtatagcacaccttgtatattgaGAACTAGAGACtacaaaatcatgaaatttacaacaaattataGAGCTCTTCTTCTGATATTGAAGGAAATAGAGCAAAAAACTGTTAAATCAAagattaaaaagataaaaaggaaattgagaGATATCAGTTcatctaaaattaataattatagcacaccttgtatattgaGAACTAGAGACtacaaaatcatgaaatttacaacaatttatGGAGCTTTTCTTCTGATATTGAAGGAAATAGAGCAAAAAACTGTTAATTCAATGATTagaaagataaaaagaaaattgagataTATCGGTTCATCTAAACTCAATAATtatagcacaccttgtatattgaGAACTAGAGACtacaaaatcatgaaatttacaacaaattataGAGCTCTTCTTCTGATATTGAAGGAAATAGAGCAAAAAACTGTTAAATCAAagattaaaaagataaaaaggaaattgagaGATATCAGTTcatctaaaattaataattatagcacaccttgtatattgaGAACTAGAGACtacaaaatcatgaaatttacaacaatttatGGAGCTCTTCTTCTGATATTGAAGGAAATAGAGCAAAAAACTGTTAAATCAAagattaaaaagataaaaaggaAATCGAGAGATATCAGTTcatctaaaattaataattatagcacaccttgtatattgaGAACTAGAGACTacaaaataatggaatttaTACCAAATTATAGAGCTCTTCTTCTAATATTGATGGAAATAGagcaaaaaacttttaatttaaagattagagagatagaagagaAATT is a window encoding:
- the LOC130449305 gene encoding germ cell nuclear acidic protein-like, with the translated sequence MDDSFNLLSTMSPKIKVKLKAGENKFRKVRGASILALKKNIRRNSIYDKYIATESNQDINIVENYSTKSYESSSNNGFQSVKVVHEEDKNKSIIEISDSSTDSSSVDIEDANTKPTASLTKDKFNAISNWVAKVNQENETSCSEYTELSTIYNSVNENNFLASNKGTAVNSTFHQGCDKKFNELFVKNNKPKIDETDSTDVDDIIENSLKDLIIEDSFEIQNRSLKSRLEAVKDVVNRNAGTTLNDEPERDLVSIDNQDENEKETDNVGITGALGVLDELYGNSWRVNKDLILSKTEPRKKTKLISIKNITSDRKSKRSLLYKNPYLDREKSKTQLISKTTQKSRLEQNVRSPWLEKLKNLCDPDTDSENSPRKITHTKLKFDDESSEDETTKTTSKYFQNKTRSNENKENEKNDENVTKRKPEKKKQHRIKSDISIESNSGKSADSKRNRSSTSNSDICHSTKPDNTKITKKITSSTKKIIDVSSSDNEWDAEVSKIERKLDVKDGYFSFLASLSENVPISKCDMSARIFRNNFKKFKNELSKKLFKLYNDKVFDNILPEDMPIEWNDRMRSSAGFCYCKKVTRRNGKIERSARIVLSSKVLDRADRLRDTLIHEMCHAVTWISNCISDGHGDHWKSWAFKAMETFPELPIIKRCHNYVISTKYTYRCTSCGYSIGRHSKSLDIERKRCGYCLGKFEVLINKTNKKGEIKAVAATPKKEPTGFALFVKENYSSYKTPERKHADVMKMLGQKFQTMKVK
- the LOC130449229 gene encoding plexin domain-containing protein 2, which encodes MAKWYRCQTLIVCLFLYIGIPTILGQSVLDRYDLEDTYDNSYQLAFNLLEENKPHNLFKRDVSNSTKYESNSTTTSNVPDNETNETNTKKIVTVPIEKTYTNISLLEHPLTRNLGENGTGIRRNITAVTSTPSSNVTIFLKTNNTNTTNVVNKTVNKSTTKTNVIEINDDIYNDFNIPSDLDTEEGSKKFNESLSKHNVTASKTDPNLFYNTSIFDDPNIGRSYWVNMSDIPEVKVNDILSNSHRRAATVKLSFNFPFYGHLIKNVTIATGGFLYTGDYVHTWLAATQYIAPLMANFDTSISNTSFIKYHDNGTAFTVEWEKVVLQDKPEDGEFTFQVTLFDNGDIIFVYKKVPLLVDQIQELHHPVKVGLSDAYIMDQTVFLVRRKTIYEYDRVNFNKTYIKDWTSIVLKALPTCLDAQDCNSCLSRKLNFECFWCSALDKCSQGYDRHRQNWLSHQCDKTAFKSVSLCPNVDNSYIFNHDTQESVKDDPDKMALAGKVVGSGAQNDVGMSGILAILFLIGMVSGLTFWVFYAYRNPHTTSGQILIRYRPSQWGWRRGEARYTAATIHM